In the genome of Clostridia bacterium, the window TGGTCCTTTTAGACAGTTTATATCAATTACCTTGCCTTTTGTGTTATTTGCTACAATGCCTGTTTTGATATCGCAATTTATAGCTAATTTTAACAACTTTGGTATTTTCTATTTTCTGCGTGAAGGATTGATTATTGACGGTTATTTTCTGGCGAGTGATACAGACTTGTTGATTAACTGGCTATATAATTTGTCAATTAACAATAACTATTATTCAATAGGTGCAGCGATAAGCATTATCATATTCTTAATTACATCTGTACTTTCATTGGTTGTATATACCTTGTCGCCTAGTTATAAACAGGAGGATAACTTCAGATGATACAGAGCATTACTAAAAAAAGAGCAAAAAAAATAAAAGCCTCTTATATAGTCAATAGTACATTTATATATTTGGGCATAATTATTATAAGCCTTATATTCTTATTTCCTGTTTTATGGCTGGTGCTTGCATCTTTTTCAGACTCAGGCTCAATGTATTCATTTAACGGCTTTTTCCCAAAAAAATACAGCCTGAATAGTTTTAAAACATTGTTTACAGATGTCCAATTATATAATTATCCAAGATGGTTTTTAAACACTTTGTTAATTTCAACCGTAAGCAGTATAGTTGGAACATTTTTAGTGATATTGACTGCATACACAATAAGCCGTTTCAGATTTCCTAGCAGAAAAAAGCTGATGAAAGGTACCTTGGTGCTTGGAATGTTCCCTTCTTTTATGAGCATGATAGCTGTTTATCTTCTTATGACGCAATTTAATCTCGTTGACAAGCCATTAGGTCTTGCTCTTATTTATGCTGCCGGTGCTCCTATGGGATATTTGACTCAAAAAGGCTTTTTTGATACGATTTCAGGTTCTATAGAAGATGCCGCGCGCATAGACGGCGCAACTAATTTTAAAGTTTTTATAAAAATTATCCTCCCGATGTCTAAACCCATTTTAGTATATACACTTCTTACACAGTTTGCGTGGCCGTGGAGCGATTTTATACTACCAAAATTATTGCTAAAACATAAAAAGTATTATACGGTCGCAGTAGGACTTATGACCCTTGGAGATGATGAATTTGCGCGTTTTGCAGCAGGCTCGATTTTTATAGCGGTTCCTATAATCATATTATATTTCTCATTGGCAAAATTCTTGATAAAAGGAATTGCTTCAGGCGCTGTAAAAGAATAAAATGCAAAATAATAATGATTGATAAACAGCTGTTTGCAAAAAAAGGATAAGATTAATATCTTATCCTTTTATATTTTAATTTTCTTCGTTCAGATTTTAACTGCAGGTAGCCGCTTTTTGTTTAGTTTTTCCGAACTTAACAGTCATATCCATATATAACGCTTTCATATAATTAATTATATCTAAATATGCAAGGAGTATTGTATGGAAAACTTTGATCTTTATCAGGATATAGCAACCCGCACTAATGGCGATATATATGTGGGTGTTGTGGGACCGGTAAGAGCAGGCAAATCGACATTCATAACCAAGTTTATGGAATCGCTGGTTATTCCAAATATAGCCAACAAAAACGTAAAAGAGCGCACTATTGACGAGCTTCCTCAGGCGGCTGCAGGCAAGACCATCATGACAACTCAGCCCAAATTTATCCCCAATGAAGCTGCCAAAATCAAAATTCGAGACAATATCGAAATCAAAGTCCGCATGGTTGACTGTGTGGGTTATCTTGTTGACGGGGTTCAGGGACACAAAGAAAACAGCAAGCCGCGTCTTGTAAAAACGCCGTGGAGCGATGCCGAAATGCCCTTTGAAGAGGCTGCCGAACTCGGAACAAGAAAGGTCATAACCGAACATTCTACTATCGGTATATGCATAACCAGCGACGGTTCGATAGGAACAGAAATTCCCAGAAGCGCTTATGTAAAGGCGGAAGAAAAAGTCGTTGCCGAGCTGAAAGCGACAGGCAAGCCGTTTTTGATTATTCTCAATACAACCAATCCTTTGTCATCCGAAACGACTAAGCTAAAAAATGCTTTGTCCGAAAAATATAATACTTCTGTTTTGGCTATTGATGTTCTTAATCTTAAGATAGAAGAAATCAATCTTATCCTAGAAACTGTTTTGCTTGAATTTCCGATAAGAACATTAGAAATAGAAATGCCCAACTGGATGCAGACATTATCGCCTGACAATTCGGTAATAAAAGATGTGCTTAAGTTTACCAATGAATTGGCGACCAAGATGTGTAAGATGCGTGAATACGCAATAGGCGAAATGATGGAAATAGGCAATCCACACCTTGAAAAGCCCAATGTATCCAATGTCAATTTGGGCGAAGGCAAAGTTGTTTATAGCATAACGCCCAAAGACAATCTGTTCTTCTCTGTTTTGAGCGAAGAATGCGGCTGCGAAATTGACAGCGATTTCAAATTGATGTCATACATAAAACAGGTTGCGCATTCTAAGAGCACTTACGAAAAATTAAAAACAGCGCTTGAAGAAGTTGAGCAAAAAGGCTATGGCGTAGTAAGTCCGTCTTTGGATGAAATGACTTTGGAAGAACCCGAAATAGTCCGCCAGGGCAGCAGGTTTGGCGTAAGACTAAAAGCGAGCGCACCGTCATTGCATATAATGAAAGTTGATCTGGAAACTGAGGTAAGCCCTATTGTAGGAACAGAACAGCAAAGCGAAGATTTGGTAAGATATCTGTTGTCTGAGTTTGAAAACGATCCTAAGGGCATATGGGAAACCGAAATGTTTGGAAAATCCTTGCACAAACTTGTCAAAGAAGGTCTTACCAATAAGCTCAATGCAATGCCGCAGGAAGCCCAGAAAAAAATGCGCAAGACTCTCTCTAGAATTGTCAATGAAGGACGCGGCGGCGTAATCTGTATCTTGTTGTAATGACAAGGGGGAAGATAACATAAAAAAGAGGCAGGCTGTAAGCTTGCCTCTTTTTAATTACAGCTGTTTTATATGATTTTTTAGTTTAATAATTTTTCAAAAAATATAATTGACATTTTATTGTCAATATAATTGACAACGCATTATCAATGATGATATAATTAAAATCGATATAAATGGTACCGAATTGTATATATGAGGGGAGAAATGAACGGTTATAAGTCATTTTCAATTGCCTGTGTACAGAGATTGCCTAGCTATCTTAATTATTTGAAAAACAAACAAAAAGAAGGTGTAGAGTATATCAGCACTGTTACTATGGCAAATGATCTTAATCTAGCTGCAATAACCGTAAAAAAAGATTTGCAGCAGGTATCGAGCACAGAAGGAAAACCCAATGTAGGTTTTTGTGTGGCGCGCTTGATAAAGGACATTGAAAGTTTTTTAGGCTTTGATAATACAAAAGATGCGGTGCTTGTGGGCGCGGGAAGTTTGGGAAGCGTGCTTTTATCATATAACGGTTTCCAAAAATACGGGCTTAATATAGTCGCTGCTTTTGATATAGACCCTGAAAAAATAGACACCGAAATACACGGCAAAAGGGTCTTTGACCTGAACAGAATGACGGGGCTGGTTAAAAGAATGGCGATTCATATAGGCATAATAACTGTCCCCAAAGACTGCGCCCAAAGCATATGCGATATGATGGTTGAAGCGGGCATAAGAGCTATTTGGAACTTTGCGCCAGTCAGCTTGACAGTTCCTAACGATGTAGTTGTACTTAATGAAGATTTGGCGTCATCGTTGGCGGTGTTGTCCAAAAAGCTAAAAGAAATGTTAATGTGATTCAAATTTATTTTAGGAGATATATTTGCATGAAAGATTATGAAATCGTAGACAGTGTAGAAAAGCTAGAGGCTACACTTAATAAGGTAAGACTGGCACAGCAGGAATATGCGCAGTTTACCCAAGAACAGGTTGACAAAATTTTCTTTGCGGCGGCGGTTGCTGCCAACAGTCAGAGAATACCGCTTGCAAAGATGGCTGTGGCCGAAACAGGCATGGGCGTTGTAGAAGACAAGGTCATAAAAAATCATTATGCTTCTGAATATATTTACAATGCCTACAAAGATGTAAAAACTTGCGGATTAATCGAAGAAGACAAAGAACAGGGCATCAAAAAGATTGCAGAGCCTTTAGGCGTAATAGCTGCGGTTATTCCTACCACTAACCCGACTTCAACAGCTATTTTCAAAACACTGCTCGCTCTAAAAACCCGAAACGGAATAATTATCAGCCCTCATCCAAGAGCAAAAAACAGCACAATCGCAGCAGCAAAAATTGTGCTTGAAGCTGCAATAAAAGCAGGCGCACCCGAAAACATTATCGCTTGGATTGATGTTCCTTCTTTGGAATTGACCAATATGGTTATGAAAGAAGCTGACATCATTTTGGCTACCGGCGGTCCTGGCATGGTAAAAGCGGCATATTCAAGCGGAAAACCTGCTTTAGGCGTAGGCG includes:
- a CDS encoding redox-sensing transcriptional repressor Rex, with protein sequence MNGYKSFSIACVQRLPSYLNYLKNKQKEGVEYISTVTMANDLNLAAITVKKDLQQVSSTEGKPNVGFCVARLIKDIESFLGFDNTKDAVLVGAGSLGSVLLSYNGFQKYGLNIVAAFDIDPEKIDTEIHGKRVFDLNRMTGLVKRMAIHIGIITVPKDCAQSICDMMVEAGIRAIWNFAPVSLTVPNDVVVLNEDLASSLAVLSKKLKEMLM
- the spoIVA gene encoding stage IV sporulation protein A: MENFDLYQDIATRTNGDIYVGVVGPVRAGKSTFITKFMESLVIPNIANKNVKERTIDELPQAAAGKTIMTTQPKFIPNEAAKIKIRDNIEIKVRMVDCVGYLVDGVQGHKENSKPRLVKTPWSDAEMPFEEAAELGTRKVITEHSTIGICITSDGSIGTEIPRSAYVKAEEKVVAELKATGKPFLIILNTTNPLSSETTKLKNALSEKYNTSVLAIDVLNLKIEEINLILETVLLEFPIRTLEIEMPNWMQTLSPDNSVIKDVLKFTNELATKMCKMREYAIGEMMEIGNPHLEKPNVSNVNLGEGKVVYSITPKDNLFFSVLSEECGCEIDSDFKLMSYIKQVAHSKSTYEKLKTALEEVEQKGYGVVSPSLDEMTLEEPEIVRQGSRFGVRLKASAPSLHIMKVDLETEVSPIVGTEQQSEDLVRYLLSEFENDPKGIWETEMFGKSLHKLVKEGLTNKLNAMPQEAQKKMRKTLSRIVNEGRGGVICILL
- a CDS encoding ABC transporter permease subunit, with the translated sequence MIQSITKKRAKKIKASYIVNSTFIYLGIIIISLIFLFPVLWLVLASFSDSGSMYSFNGFFPKKYSLNSFKTLFTDVQLYNYPRWFLNTLLISTVSSIVGTFLVILTAYTISRFRFPSRKKLMKGTLVLGMFPSFMSMIAVYLLMTQFNLVDKPLGLALIYAAGAPMGYLTQKGFFDTISGSIEDAARIDGATNFKVFIKIILPMSKPILVYTLLTQFAWPWSDFILPKLLLKHKKYYTVAVGLMTLGDDEFARFAAGSIFIAVPIIILYFSLAKFLIKGIASGAVKE